From the genome of Carassius auratus strain Wakin chromosome 29, ASM336829v1, whole genome shotgun sequence:
ttcaaaCACTGTGCTGACACAAAAACGGggagtttattatatttaaaggggAAGGTCACTCAAAAGTGACAATCAagacagttcattttaaaatcaagCACTTCATTTTTAGCGTGGCCTTCACAAAAAATGGCATATGGATCAGGAAAGCTGATGGACAActgttcacccgaaaatgaacatttactcacACTTCCAAGATATAGatacatttgtttcttcatcagaacagatatgGAGTGCATTAAATcgcttgctcacaaatggatcctctgcagtgaatgggtgctgtcagaatgagagtccaaaatcATCGGAAGACAACGGTTCATCAATTAACGAagaagtgaagtgaaaagctgcgtatttgtaagaaacaaatctatcagtTTTGATGGGAGAAGACAACAAGAGACCGGtcatttcactggaggaagtgttattatggattatggactagtGTTTTGGCCAGAGGCGagggtttaaagttaaaacaccgtAATACTGCATTTGTTGCTTAGAAATGCTCAGCTTCTGACTTCACGAGACATTATTTGAACTGGAGTCATGTCAAATGCTTGTGGGCTATTATGATgcttttatctgctgtttggtctctcattctgatggcacccattcactgcacaggatcaaTCAATGTTCGGCGTAATAAGAATACAGATCGCAGAGAATCAAATTCCCTCAAAATAATGAGAATACAGATTTcagacaacatgagggtgaacggattataaaatttacatttctggGTATACCAAGCCTTTAAATGGAAAGATTAAATGGAAGAATCATTAAGTCgtgtttaaatattttacctTCTCCTTTCTCCAGGGGTTCACAAAACTTGGAGAAATTCAGGACAGcctgttaaaattacattttaaacagtgtATTTTAGAGGATTTAGTATTATTACCACCTAATGtattgtgtctttgtaaagctaGAGACATTCTACTGGTTGCAGAGCACATGCTACATCATTAAAAACTGCTACAAAGTTAGTTTAAAGGCAAGTATGATCTCACCAGGTGCCTGAGCTCTCTCAGATCTCTGCATACGGAGAAGAAGACCCCCAGCAGGATGTTTATGTAGGACGCGTAGAGCTCAGGTGTGTAGGATGGGTGATGATCCCAAGACAGAATCTGCACAAGCTCCGCTGAGGGATTTTAGACAcatttcattcatccattcaagTATTAAATATCCCTGGCCCTGTTTGCACCCAGTACTAATGCTCTCTCAGTTGAGAGCCTTTGATTGTGTTACAGTAGGTCGAAAAAGCAGAATAATCTTTGTTAGATAAAACGTTGGGATATTGATAAGTTTGATCTTCACTTATATTAACATGACCTCACTGTTCAGCTTGTGCTAAAATTACATCAAAAACCGTCATTTGATACCTGTCTTTAACTCTGATGGTCTTACACTCTTACCTTTACTGTAGTCTGGAAAATGAAATAGCAGAGGTTCAAAGCAGCCAGTGTTGGGTCGAAACTTTTCCCACACGATTTCACTGAGCAAGATGACGGTCACGTTATCACTGACCTGCCAAAGTGTGAGAACAGGTTCAGTTAGTCTATAGATAGCTAAAACTCTCATGTATAACAATGACTATTAACAAAATTGTCTCTATAAAGTCTCAAGTCTCCAACAGAGGTCAGataaagaaaaaggaagaaaagagaaTTGGCTTATCAGACATAAGACTATATAAAGAACAGGTATTGTACTTAATGCAGTAAAACATTAGTCAAACTGAGCCCATACCAATTCCTGTAGGCGCAGAAGAGCAGGAAGCAGACTGAAATCCATATCTCTCAGGCGTTCAGCTCGGTCCAGAATCTACAGGGACATTATATAACATTGTATCACTCACATCAAGTAACATCTTTAATAAATATCTAAAAGCACAGACATAACATTCTGACAAACTTCCAAACATATTTCATCAATATTATActacatatatgtatatgcatactACATACATGTTAAATAAACTCACTATATAGCGTGTCTGAGTGGCAGGTGAATTAGAGCTCATCTGTTTGTACAGTCGCACAAAATCAGACAAAGACGGGCAACGGGGAAGCAATGCTGCAGCATCGGGCCCAAAGAAGGCAGACAACACCTGGTGAAAGAGAAGCCCACTGGACACACACTCAACACAGTCCACGGACGCATGGGggagctgaaacacacacaaaacaacacacactacGTCACTTTTAAAGCACTAGGCAGCATACAAATGCCTAGTTTGTGAATGGTTACAGAGGAAAACTAGTCATCGTACACTACATGACTAAAGATTCACATACAACCCGActttcatgttgttcaaaacacaACAAGCTGTAGAAGTCACAagacaaatgaaaataatatgtTTGTTTAATACATGTTTGATGTCCTCCGACTGGACACATTCATAGTCTGGAGCTAATAAAGCTAGTCATTCACTAAGAAATTCTCAGTGAAATCCGTCAagtctaactgaaaaaaaaacaaaaacaacaacagactgGTTCTGAATTTCAGGAAGTAGAGTGACTCcttcaaaatgtaaaaagttgTGCAGCGTATTACATAAATGAGTATTTTTACAGGTTTCTGAACCACAACTTTCCAAATATCCGGTTTTCACGATCTTACCTCCAGATCCTTCATGACGGAGAGCACCACATGACTCTTTCCTGTTGCTCTGTGGCCATAGATGAAGATTGAAGGATAACTGTATTGATCTGGCTGTTAACACACACAGAAACCACAGCTCTCATTAACTgcagacataaacacacatacacacacacacacacacacacatacatatatatgtatatatatccgtttgtgtgtgtttgggatcagttagatttgtaattttttttttaaagaagtctcttactgctcatcaaggctgaattGACCAGAAATACAGAAAACTTTGATAAATACagagaattgtgaaatattattgcaatttaaaacaatgGTTTTTATTCCTGTGTTGCACAGATGaattttaatgtcacatgatgcttcagaaatcattcttaaatgctgatttattatcaatattgggAACAGTTTTCCTgctatgtatttcttttttcttggAACCGGTGATATTTTTTGGGGGTGTTcgttaaaaaaagaacagcatttattcaaaatagaaatattttgtaagcaGTGCAGCTCTTtacaacatttaataataaatcagcatatctgaatgatttctcaaagatcatgtgacactgaagactggggtaatgatgctgaaaaatcagctttccAACGCAATAATAAATTGTATACAGCCAAGATGAACAGAagagaattatataaaaaaaaaaaaaaaaaaacaaaaaaaaaaaaaacgtataaatcttactgatccctcCTGAACGGCATATGTGTAACTTGGTTTGGTATTTAACGATATCAATATCACACACAGCTGGAAGATGCTTTTTTTTCCAGTAATCCATATACAGTAGTGCCTCTAATTGAAAAATCAcccatgtttaatttattttaattcaataataattacataaaaatgtaacccATGTAACGATAAATAAACAACTTCAAACCACAGGTGTTTAACTGACCTGTCCCATGAGTTGGAGCAGTGTCTCCAGCTGTGTGTCTCTGCACGGCAGTCTGTCAGCCAGAGAGCGCAGTGTGTCCTCGGGGTAACCGGGACACTGCAGCCGCACAGACATCCTCTGTTGACAATAAAACACCTGTATTAGTGTCATGCTCAAAAAACTCACGTGTTGTAGTTTATCGCACTAATGTTACAGCTGCTAGAAAACGTGCTTGCGTTTGAAAAACTTTAACGTTAGTGACGTAGAACTCGCGGATCTTTAAACTTGATCTTAAACGCTTCTCTAAAAACGCTGAAAGGGACAGAAAGCCGACGCACAGACATCCATCTGATGCAATGAATAACTAAAACTACAAGAGCAcgttgtaaataatatttacacgTGTTCAAACCAACAGAACACTTCGTTAAACATGCCACCCTTCAATAGAAACTAGTAAAAATACATCATAAATACATATAACGTTACTTGAGAAACGAACGTTATATAGTTTTTCCGTTTTTGAGGAACAGAGAACGTCACCTTAGTTTGCCCGCGCTGTTCACGAGTGACGTCAGGAGCCCGCGTCATTTCCGGACAAGGGTCTGGGATTTGTAGTTCTTGGCGTTTTAAATCCCAGCGCTCTCGGATTTAATTTTTAAACGTTTAAAACCGAGAATCCATTGTATCATCGGCCTGAAAGTCGAAAGAGACACAGGTTATGAGTTTAGATATGATTTTATGGATTGCATTTATTCCACAGGCACGCAAGCGTCTCTTCATCTGCTATGCGGACAGGGAGTGACAGACGCAGACTGAATACTCGGGTGTGCCAGAAATCTGCGCTGTTCGCTCGAGCGCACTCCATCCCCGCGAGCGCGTCTCATTGCGATCAACACGCGCGGCATGATTCTCATCCCAGCGTTTCACTGTGGTCagctataatttgttttatttctctgAGATGTGCGCACGGGATTAAATTGGATGGAGCAGCGGTACACCGTTAAACCAGCAGCCGAGAGGAGAGCGATATTTGCGTTCAATCTGAGAGGAATGGACAGGCAGAATATGATGCAGTGCAAGTGTCGTCATTCGAACATCTGTTATTTCTGTTAAACTCAACAGCCAGATTTATCACGGAAAGTCTTTTATATCGTGTAATAGCCTCATGGAAACATCCCTTTGGACTGTGTAAGGTagattattgtttatatataaatatatacatataggcataggcctatatataaatgaatagataaatgtatttaatctctTAAGGTTTGGGAATTCGCAAACCATCTCAGTATTATTAATTGATTCGGGTCATCATTAAGTATTCATATGACATTTCCGCTGGGAGTATTATCTCCGCTGCACTGGAATGCGTTTTCTTTAAATGAGCTGTCTTCATTTGAgtttagtcattatttttgctGTCCCAAGTGTGATTATTCACCTTAATAAGATTGCTTGGCTGAATGATGCGGATGCATAGAGGCTGAATGAGAAGGGAGCTGGAAGAGAACATCATTGGAGTCACGGACAGACTGCCACATCCACGCTGAACGAATCACTGTGACATCTGGCACTAAAACTGCTTAGACTATTGTGACATCTGTGAGCCGTTCTGTCTGTACTTGAGTTTAGGTGGCACCCCAGGCAACATCCAGAGAGGGCCGAGTCCAGATAGGACCAGAGTCTAAACTAAATGCAGAGTGGAATGAGTCTGGACTGAATTCATAACATTAAATTCAACCCAGTTAGATCTAATTCCAGAATCAATCCAGACAGGACCTGGATTCAGTCTCAATCCAGACTGAATTCATAAAGGACTTAAATCTAGACTGAATCTGGATAGGACCTGAATCCACTCCATCCAGATAGGATATGAATTCTGACTGAATCCATAAAGAAGCTCACTGCTTTGCCAACTCACGGCGCATCTAAATCCAAATTTAATCTAGATACAACCTAAATCTAGATCTCATCCAGATCTAACCAGAATCCAGTATCAATCCAAATAGGATCTGTATCCAAAAAAGAACCCCAGGTCTGCACTGAAACCAGACAGGACCTGAAACTTAACTACATTCAGATAAAACCTAAATCTAGATTCAATCCAGAGTGGACCAGAATATAGACTCgattctgataggaacttaatcCAGATAAGACTGAATGCAGTTCCAATCCACAGTGGATCTGAGCCCAAACTGAACCCAAATAGAACCTAAATCTAGATTCAGTCCACTTAGGATCTGAATTCAAACATCAAGGTTGAATCCAGAGAGCGCCTGAGAACAGAATCCAGACTAAATACAGGGTAAACCTAGTCAAGGTTGAATCCAATTGGGGACCTGAGTCCTGTTTGAAGCCATTAAGTACTGAATCCATCTATGATCCCTGGGACACCTGCAGCGATGCTCCCAGCCACGGAGGCAGCCAAGATCTACCAGACCAACTACGTCAGGAACTCTCGTGCCATCGGGGTCCTGTGGGCCATCTTCACCATCCTCTTCGCCATCGTCAACGTGGTATGTTTCGTTCAGCCCTACTGGATCGGGGACGGCATGGACACACCACAGGCCGGTTACTTCGGCCTCTTTCACTACTGCATAGGGAATGGAGTGTCCCGGGACCTGACGTGCCAGGGGAGCTTCACAGAGTTTGGCTCTATCCCGTCTAGCGCCTTCAAAGCTGCGTCCTTCTTCATTGGGATGTCCATGGTGTTGGTCCTCTCCTGCATTGGCTCCTttgccttcttcttcttctgcagcACAGCCACTGTGTATAAGATCTGCGGGTGGATGCAGCTGGCAgcaggtgagtgagtgagtgagtgacagtGCATCCTTTGAAAGTTTCCCAATGCGTACTGATGTATGAGTAGCCAAGAGCCAGGAGTTCAGTATGAAAGGGTGGAAGCAAGAAAGACAATCTGtgaagtcaaacacacacacacacacataggtatATCTTATGATATTTGCAGTTGGCATATTCTAATATTCTTTATAAGTTTGTCATGgcaccataaaaaaaagaaacactattTTCATAGTACTttatacagtaccattcaaaagtttgtggtaatttttgaaagaaattaacactttcatTCAACATGGATGCATTAAGTGAtcaaagtaaagacatttatattgtggcaaaaagaaaaaaaatttgagcaccaaatcatcatattacaatgatttctaaaagatcatgtgacacggaagactggactaatggctgctgaaaattcagctttgtcatcacgggaataaattacattataaaatacattcaaatagaaaataaatatatattatttcaatttaaaataaaaaaaatgcaatttataaagctcagattttgaatgttttctcaGGTGTTTGGACCTCACTCTAATATATATAAGACTAAACAGTTCCAATGTCATTATGTGGATTCCTAACAAATATTTCAACCATTATTTAAAATACTGTGTAATGACACCTTAGTTTACACTGTCATCAGTGTGatttcttctgtaaaaaaaaaacaactgtagaTAGGCTGTTTATTTTTCCCCAGCTGACCAATGCTGAATGCTGACCCATGCTgtccttaatatttttaatagatgCTTTTAGTAGTAAGTCTTTAGTGGCCTCTGAAAGTTGGGTTTCGTTGTGTTGTGCTCTGAAGGCTTGCATTAAATAGGAAGTGGAATCTCTGAAATGAGCAGATGAGAGAGCTCAAGATGTGTGAACTGCattttttagattagattcaactttattgtcattatgcagagtacaagtacagagctaatgaaatgcagttagcatctaaccagaattgcagagtaagtaaagctatgatatacagaatgtacagtggagttactatatacaatattgatcaatgaaggattatatatacattataaacagCAGGGACGccagaacagtggtaataaatacagttggatgagtgtgcaaaagtattgttgaacaatgtattatatgcaaaataacagtagtgcaatgatatttttgtCGAAATAGTAGTTCTTGTACTTTTTGTGCCCAGGCTTTGGCTTCAAAGGACTGCATGAGTAGAGTCAGCAGTTAGAAGAACATAAAGTATATCTCAGTGTATGCTAACATGTACTTTACATTTTAACTCAGTTCTTTTGAttcagtttttttcccccctgtTAATTTGTATTCTTGACAGAGTCAAGAAGTTTAAAAGCTCCAGGGGTTCCATTTAGTTTGATGCATTTTCAGGATTGACTGACCACCCTCTCTgacagtgaatgtgtgtgtgactggtgGACTCTGCTCTGCCTATCAGTTTTTGCTGTTGGAAGGGACGGATGCACCACAAGAAAAAATAAGTTCTAAACATATCCAgaaaattttctgaaaatgttgagCACTCTGTGAACATTTCATATTTTCTCAGAGAGGAAAAAGACAGGGGTTGTCTATTTTTGTACCTTGCCTCGGGGACTTCAGGTGCATTTGGAAGTAACTCACAGTTGTGGACAAATTACTGTCATTGGTGGCTTATGTGCAGCTGTCAGAGCAAAATGACACAGCAAGCCTCCATAGTACTTATATATTAAAAAGCTGTTTATAGAGAACAATTCTGTGaaaatttactcaacctcatatcattccaaatccatatttatttttttcttatgtgaaacacaaaagatgtttaacAGAAAGTCAACTCGGCTCTTTTGATCTTGGCCACCTCTTCTTCCATAGTAACTGTAGTGGGTTTCTTAGCCATAACTTTGTCTCTAAAGATATTCAGTTGGGTTTATATCAAGACTCTGGGCTGGTCGTTTTTTATTTCGATGTTCTTAGCGTCAAGGGCTGCTTTACCTGCTTTAATGGCTCaaatttacaggctgatttgctTGCAGGGAAGGTAATGCATGTTGCTGAAGAAGTTTCTGGTAAACATTTCTGTTCACTTGTAGCTATATAAGAGTCCCAACTCCTGCTGCAGAAAACATTCCCCATAGCATGACACTTCCTCCTCCACCTTTCACTTACTTCTTTACACAACAAAGTTCCCCATCAGacccaaataaattaaacttgctCATCACTCAAGTAAACTTTGGACCAGTTCTTCTCTCTTCACACAACATGCTCCTCAGCAAAGGTGAGTCTAGCCTTTTGATTCTTACTGCTCATGAGATGCTTCAATCTGACATctcttaaacattaaacattgtaAAGCTGCAATTTTCAAGAAATCATAGATTTGGAATGACCAAGTTCTTCTGCAGTGGTTGGAAGGGTCATCCCTTTAGCCTTCATCTGGTCAACCTCCTGTCGGAGGGTTTCAGTCACCTTAGAGCAGCCCGCAATTTTAAAATCTCAGTGAAAATTGGAGGAATGCTGTCAGTTAAATAGGGTTAGTCATATAATTAAGGAAATTGGCACCAGGCGCCAGATTAACGCCTATAAATTGGAGGTATCTGTAAGtattctctaattttgatcagagtttttttttttttttcaaatatctcaagttttttatactgtgcttcaGAAAACAACTGATGCAATTTGCTTAAAACGTTGCTTAAAACACATAACTAAACAGTGACATTTTAgtttgttctctaattttgatatatgtatatataattttgatttcatatacatttataatataatacttatataaattatatgatatgcaatgaatacaaattatttacatatatttaacataAGAATGGTGTCATCGATGCAAAAATGCATTTGGTTCTTGCATGTCTTCTAATTCTACTCATGAAGTCGCTTAGCCCATGATCCGTGAGCTCATGAATATGAGATGTTGTGGTTCAGATCATTATATCTTGCTTAAAGTGTGATTTGAAGGTTTAAGTCTTGCTCGACTGACCATTTTTTAATGAACCAATTAAAAAGGCATTTGTCAGTAGATGTTTAATGGGCGGTGGTGTATTTGGTTGCACTTTCAGAGGGGAATAACCTCAAGTAGATTACTGCAGCCATTGCTTTCAGCAAATGTCAAATAaagattacataatcagatttttAAGGACGCCGGCAGCTTAACCGCAGATTTTTAGGGGGGCTAAAGCCTAAATACGTCTGGAATTGCCTATGGTACCAAGTTTGAATTCAAAAGTGCAAATAAGAGCCAAGACAAATGGAAAGATTTTACAGGAATTAACGTAATTTTTGGTCTGGTGTTCTTTTATGTTTCATGGAAGAACgtaagtaatacaggtttggaacaacatgagggtgagtaaatgaagttAACTAAGCTTCGAATTGCTGGTGAATCTGTCATAAGTTTCTTGATCGTTCAAATGATGAACAGTGATTTTTTTGATCCTGATGCCTTGGGGAAGAAAGGATTGATTGATTTTTAggaattgagaaaaaaataaagagctaCAAAGACATTAAGAAGCCATTtagtacaatgtttttttttttttaaaccttaaatttGCTTCTTATACAGGTGCGATATGAATGGATGTCTGCACAGCCTTTATGAAATGGAAACTAGGATTAGCAATTAGCAATAAAAAGCCTATTTGGATATCTAATGGCTTATTGATTGGGTGAAACTCTTCTCAGAACAGCATGTTATGTGTGTAATGAGAAACGAATGTTGTCCCTGTTTACTTATCCCTGGCTTGAAGGAACACAGTCAGCGCTGGTGGCCCAAGTGGGTCACACCAAACTGTAATCTGTTCAATTCAGACAGCACTGAATTGACAATTGACCAACCATAAAATCACAACTGTGAAGACCTGCGGTGTGGATGTCCTAGTACAGAGCAAAAGAGGTGTTAATGCAATCAACCAGAGGTTAATATTTAAATGGTAAATGATCCACTGCAAATTAAACTCACAAAACTTCAAAGGGCTCAATAGCAATAGGCTCAAATCAGACTGAATGACTTGTCTGAGGTACGATGATGGATTATTCACTTCTGAGAGCAATTATGAAATTCCAAAACATATGGACATTTACATACATGTTGACCATCAACGGCCGAGGGTTAGGAGCTCCACAGAAACACCCATGGAAGCAGGGCAGCTTGTGAATGGAGAGCTGATAACTGACTGTACTTCATACTCAATGACTGACTCATTCAGTTCACTCTTGGCCTCCAATAAAACGCCCActcttctatctgtctgtctactcGCCCCATACATCCAGTTATCTGATAGATTCTAATGCAACAGATGCTTTACTCTTCTCTGCATTCACCAACTAACAAACAAGTACTGAGGTCTTTGTTTAATGGATGTTGCAAACACCTTTTATTGTCTTTGGCAAAAATACTTTTTC
Proteins encoded in this window:
- the orc5 gene encoding origin recognition complex subunit 5 isoform X1; this translates as MTRAPDVTREQRGQTKRMSVRLQCPGYPEDTLRSLADRLPCRDTQLETLLQLMGQPDQYSYPSIFIYGHRATGKSHVVLSVMKDLELPHASVDCVECVSSGLLFHQVLSAFFGPDAAALLPRCPSLSDFVRLYKQMSSNSPATQTRYIILDRAERLRDMDFSLLPALLRLQELVSDNVTVILLSEIVWEKFRPNTGCFEPLLFHFPDYSKAELVQILSWDHHPSYTPELYASYINILLGVFFSVCRDLRELRHLAVLNFSKFCEPLEKGEAKESDIHKLWKNIEPHLQRAMQTVYLREVSSVQWEQQQMDEEAATTLRVLSAHAHIELPYYSKFLLIAAYLASFNPARTDRRFFLKSHGKIRKTNFLKKHEKTSNHLLGPKPFPLDRMMAIFYSVVDSRVAPTASIFSQISSLVTLQLLSQVGHDDQLDSPKYKCSVSLDFILAISRTVGFDVVKYLYDFL
- the orc5 gene encoding origin recognition complex subunit 5 isoform X2, which gives rise to MSVRLQCPGYPEDTLRSLADRLPCRDTQLETLLQLMGQPDQYSYPSIFIYGHRATGKSHVVLSVMKDLELPHASVDCVECVSSGLLFHQVLSAFFGPDAAALLPRCPSLSDFVRLYKQMSSNSPATQTRYIILDRAERLRDMDFSLLPALLRLQELVSDNVTVILLSEIVWEKFRPNTGCFEPLLFHFPDYSKAELVQILSWDHHPSYTPELYASYINILLGVFFSVCRDLRELRHLAVLNFSKFCEPLEKGEAKESDIHKLWKNIEPHLQRAMQTVYLREVSSVQWEQQQMDEEAATTLRVLSAHAHIELPYYSKFLLIAAYLASFNPARTDRRFFLKSHGKIRKTNFLKKHEKTSNHLLGPKPFPLDRMMAIFYSVVDSRVAPTASIFSQISSLVTLQLLSQVGHDDQLDSPKYKCSVSLDFILAISRTVGFDVVKYLYDFL
- the lhfpl3 gene encoding LHFPL tetraspan subfamily member 3 protein, with the translated sequence MIPGTPAAMLPATEAAKIYQTNYVRNSRAIGVLWAIFTILFAIVNVVCFVQPYWIGDGMDTPQAGYFGLFHYCIGNGVSRDLTCQGSFTEFGSIPSSAFKAASFFIGMSMVLVLSCIGSFAFFFFCSTATVYKICGWMQLAAGVCLVLGCMIYPDGWDADEVKRMCGEGTDKYTIGACSVRWAYILAIMGILDALILSFLAFVLGNRQDGLMSEELLGDKSGNA